One window from the genome of Osmerus eperlanus chromosome 3, fOsmEpe2.1, whole genome shotgun sequence encodes:
- the LOC134017150 gene encoding mast cell protease 1A-like, producing MCLLYLLVLVQLLATSGASQSGIVGGNEAKKHSRPYMVSLQHNGAHCCGGMLIREDFVLTSGHCLEYYPLTVVLGAHNLSKPEKTQKIEVGRYLRHPLQLCFNQTDYDVMLLKLKTKAKLNKFVKVIGLPKENEETPANMKCSVAGWGMVKSKSNASDVLMQTTVKTGSNSDCKVWQDHFKPLQMMCTLTDEGKGFCQGDSGGPLVCNSKAQGIVAFNYGENCKDTRYPHVYMKIPFFMPWIKEMLNG from the exons ATGTGTCTGCTGTATCTGCTGGTCCTAGTCCAGCTCCTTGCCACCTCTG GGGCATCTCAGAGTGGTATAGTAGGAGGTAATGAAGCTAAGAAGCACTCCAGACCCTACATGGTGTCCCTCCAGCACAACGGAGCACACTGCTGTGGGGGAATGCTGATCCGGGAGGATTTTGTCCTGACTTCCGGACACTGTTTAGA ATATTACCCTTTAACGGTCGTCCTCGGTGCACACAATCTATCCAAGCCTGAGAAGACTCAGAAGATTGAGGTGGGCCGTTACCTACGCCATCCTTTACAGCTATGTTTTAATCAGACTGATTATGATGTCATGCTACTAAAG CTTAAGACAAAAGCCAAACTGAATAAGTTTGTGAAGGTCATTGGTCTCCCTAAGGAGAACGAGGAAACTCCAGCAAACATGAAGTGCTCTGTAGCTGGCTGGGGCATGGTGAAATCCAAGTCAAATGCATCAGATGTTCTGATGCAGACCACCGTCAAGACTGGGAGTAACTCTGATTGCAAGGTGTGGCAGGACCACTTCAAACCTTTACAAATGATGTGTACTCTCACTGATGAAGGAAAAGGATTTTGCCAG GGAGACTCAGGAGGGCCTCTGGTTTGCAACTCAAAGGCGCAGGGTATTGTGGCTTTCAATTATGGAGAAAACTGTAAAGACACAAGGTATCCACATGTGTACATGAAAATCCCTTTCTTCATGCCCTGGATTAAAGAGATGCTGAATGGATAG
- the rabl3 gene encoding rab-like protein 3 → MASLDRVKVLVLGDSGVGKSSLVHLLCQNQVLGNPSWTVGCSVDVRAHDYKEGTPEEKTFYIELWDVGGSVGSASSVKSTRAVFYNSVNGIILVHDLTNKKSSQNLYRWSLEALNRDSSPTGVIVSNGDYDREQFAENPVPLLLIGTKFDQIPENKRSDVLNRTAFLSEDFNAEEINLDSTNPRYLAAGTSNAVKLSRFFDKVIEKRYFTRDPSQMTGFTERKRFNFKSQHYD, encoded by the exons ATGGCTTCTCTTGACAGAGTGAAAGTATTAGTTTTGGGAGATTCCG GTGTGGGGAAGTCTTCATTAGTCCATCTGCTGTGTCAAAATCAGGTTTTGGGGAATCCTTCATGGACCGTTGGTTGCTCTGTAGATGTGCGG GCGCATGACTACAAGGAAGGTACCCCGGAGGAGAAGACCTTCTACATTGAATTATGGGATGTTGGAGGGTCAGTAGGAAGTGCTAGCAGTGTTAAAAGCACCAGAGCGGTTTTCTACAACTCAGTCAATG gcattatactagttcacgATCTGACGAACAAGAAATCCTCCCAAAATCTATATCGCTGGTCTTTAGAAGCCTTAAACAGAGACTCGTCGCCAACAGGAGTTATCGTATCAAATGG TGATTATGACAGAGAGCAGTTTGCTGAGAACCCAGTGCCTTTGTTGTTGATCGGCACCAAGTTTGACCAGATCCCAGAAAACAAGCGCAGCGATGTTCTCAACAGGACAGCCTTCCTCTCTGAAGACTTCAACGCCGAAGAGATCAATCTG GACTCCACCAATCCAAGATATCTAGCTGCCGGTACCTCTAATGCAGTGAAGCTAAGTAGGTTCTTTGACAAG GTCATCGAGAAGAGATACTTCACGAGAGATCCAAGTCAA ATGACTGGTTTCACAGAGCGAAAAAGGTTCAACTTCAAAAGCCAACACTACGACTGA